One Phalacrocorax aristotelis chromosome 10, bGulAri2.1, whole genome shotgun sequence genomic region harbors:
- the ZNF598 gene encoding E3 ubiquitin-protein ligase ZNF598 isoform X1: protein MAASASGAAAAAGGGPADGTCVLCCGELEVVALGRCDHPICYRCSVRMRALCGVRYCAVCREELGQVVFGRKLTSFSTIALNQLQHEKKYDIYFTDGDVYAMYRKLLQHECSLCPDAKPFNTFADLEQHMRKQHELFCCKLCVKHLKIFTYERKWYSRKDLARHRIHGDPDDTSHRGHPLCKFCDERYLDNDELLKHLRRDHYFCHFCDSDGAQEYYSDYEYLREHFREKHFLCEEGRCSTEQFTHAFRTEIDYKAHKTACHSKNRAEARQNRQIDLQFNYAPRHQRRSEGVIGGEDYEEVDRYNRQGRSGRLGGRGSQQNRRGSWRYKREEEDRDVAAAVRASVAAKRQEEKKRVEDKEDGGGSRGKKEDLRDSEVLSSKRVPKSSNDATEAAANGALSQDDFPAIGSAAGPLQGSAPLAAVKLKEEDFPSLSSSAAPTISSGMSLTYTATAKKTAFQEEDFPALVSKMRPNNKTVTNITSAWNNGSGKNVVKAMSNPCVNQVAKKTPSLNSTKGSKKSNKLCQSDDEDGGSGLTTQEIRNTPTMFDVSSLLAASTSQTFTKVSKKKKVGVEKQSLSSPHPLQETSFPRASTEKLPEAEQTSNAPSALHAPDRPAAVMNGHSEKSLAICSTPKEPPGLKKPTVTNKCPLPQEDFPALGSSGPARMPPPPGFNTVVLLKSPPPPPGLSVPVSKPPPGFAVIPSTNLSEPVTTSLKEPKSRHGSYLIPENFQRRNIQLIQSIKEFLQSDESKFNKFKTHSGQFRQGLISAAQYYKSCRELLGDNFKKIFNELLVLLPDTVKQQELLSAHNDFRIKEKQSSNKSKKNKKNAWQTDSNSDLDCCICPTCKQVLTQQDVVTHKALHIEDEEFPSLQAISRIIS, encoded by the exons ATGGCCGCCTCGGCCTCCGgtgccgcggcggcggcggggggaggcccGGCGGACGGGACGTGCGTGCTGTGCTGCGGAGAGCTGGAGGTGGTGGCGCTGGGCCGCTGCGACCACCCCATCTGTTACCGGTGCTCGGTGCGGATGCGGGCGCTGTGCGGCGTGCGGTACTGCGCGGTGTGCCGGGAGGAGCTGGGCCAG GTTGTCTTCGGGCGCAAGCTTACATCTTTCTCAACGATAGCACTTAACCAGTTGCAGCATGAGAAGAAATACGACATTTATTTTACGGATGGAGATGTTTATGCAATGTACAG GAAGCTGCTGCAGCATGAATGCTCTTTGTGTCCAGATGCGAAGCCGTTCAATACCTTTGCGGATCTGGAACAGCACATGAGGAAGCAGCATGAACTCTTCTGTTGCAAACTCTGTGTTAAACACTTAAAG atttttacTTATGAACGGAAGTGGTATTCTCGTAAGGACCTCGCCCGTCATCGAATCCATGGGGATCCAGACGACACCTCTCACCGCGGGCATCCCCTCTGTAAATTTTGCGACGAGCGTTATTTGGATAATGACGAGTTACTGAAACACCTAAGACGAGATCATTACTTTTGTCATTTCTGTGACTCTGATGGTGCTCAGGAATACTACAG cgATTACGAATACCTTCGTGAACACTTCCGCGAGAAGCACTTCCTTTGCGAAGAGGGGCggtgcagcacagagcagttTACTCATGCTTTCCGCACAGAAATAGATTATAAAGCACACAAGACAGCCTGCCACagcaagaacagggcagaggcCAGGCAGAACCGGCAGATAGACCTTCAGTTTAACTATGCTCCTAGGCACCAGAGGAGGAGTGAGG GTGTTATAGGTGGAGAGGACTATGAAGAAGTTGACAGGTATAACAGGCAAGGGAGGTCGGGCAGATTGGGCGGCCGAGGAagtcagcaaaacagaagaggcagctggaggtATAAGAG GGAAGAAGAAGACCGGGACGTTGCAGCAGCAGTCAGGGCATCTGTAGCAGCTAAAcggcaagaagagaaaaaacgCGTAGAAGACAAAGAGGACGGTGGCGGCAGCAGAGGTAAAAAGGAGGACTTGAGGGATTCTGAAGTGCTGAGCTCCAAACGTGTGCCAAAATCTTCAAACGACGCTACAG AAGCAGCTGCTAACGGTGCTTTAAGCCAAGATGACTTTCCAGCAATCGGTTCAGCAGCAGGACCTCTGCAAGG CTCTGCCCCGCTAGCAGCGGTTAAGCTTAAAGAAGAAGATTTCCCGAGCTTGTCATCCTCTGCAGCACCCACCATCTCCTCTGGCATGTCTTTGACATATACAGCGACTGCAAAGAAAACGGCTTTCCAAGAGGAGGATTTTCCAGCTCTGGTGTCCAAAATGAGGCCTAACAATAAAACAGTGACTAACATCACCTCTGCGTGGAACAATGGCTCCGGTAAAAACGTGGTCAAAGCCATGAGCAACCCCTGCGTAAACCAGGTAGCCAAAAAAACACCCTCCTTGAATAGCACTAAAGGAAGCAAGAAGAGCAATAAACTCTGTCAGTCAGACGACGAAGACGGCGGTAGCGGCTTGACAACCCAGGAGATCAGAAACACGCCAACAATGTTTGACGTATCGTCCTTGCTGGCGGCTTCTACCTCACAAACTTTCACGAAAGTgagcaagaaaaagaaggtgGGGGTTGAGAAGCAGAGTCTATCGTCCCCACACCCGTTACAGGAGACATCGTTTCCCAGGGCATCGACTGAAAAGCTGCCAGAAGCGGAGCAGACGTCAAACGCGCCCTCCGCTCTTCACGCCCCCGACAGACCCGCAGCCGTCATGAATGGTCATTCGGAAAAATCATTAGCGATCTGCAGTACGCCCAAAGAGCCCCCTGGCCTTAAAAAGCCCACAGTGACTAACAAATGCCCTTTACCTCAGGAAGACTTCCCAGCTCTTGGGAGCTCAGGACCAGCTCGAATGCCGCCGCCACCAG gCTTTAACACTGTGGTGCTATTAAAGAGCCCTCCTCCGCCTCCGGGACTGTCGGTGCCTGTCAGTAAACCCCCCCCAGGTTTTGCTGTTATTCCATCCACCAACCTCTCCGAACCTGTCACTACATCTTTGAAAGA GCCAAAATCCCGTCACGGATCGTACTTGATACCCGAAAACTTCCAGCGACGGAACATTCAGCTGATACAATCTATTAAAGAATTTCTTCAAAGCGATGAGTCCAAGTTCAATAAATTTAAAACTCATTCTGGGCAGTTCAGACAG GGTCTGATTTCTGCGGCTCAGTATTACAAAAGTTGCCGAGAACTGCTTGGAGATAACTTCAAGAAAATTTTTAATGAGTTGTTGGTGTTGTTGCCGGACACAGTTAAGCAACAAGAACTGCTCTCTGCTCACAACGATTTCCgaatcaaagaaaaacaaagctcaaacaaatccaaaaagaacaaaaagaacgCTTGGCAGACAGACTCCAACTCTGATCTCGACTGCTGTATCTGCCCGACGTGTAAGCAAGTACTGACTCAGCAGGACGTTGTCACCCACAAAGCTTTGCATATTGAGGATGAGGAGTTCCCTTCCTTACAAGCGATCAGCAGAATCATCAGTTAG
- the ZNF598 gene encoding E3 ubiquitin-protein ligase ZNF598 isoform X2, producing the protein MAASASGAAAAAGGGPADGTCVLCCGELEVVALGRCDHPICYRCSVRMRALCGVRYCAVCREELGQVVFGRKLTSFSTIALNQLQHEKKYDIYFTDGDVYAMYRKLLQHECSLCPDAKPFNTFADLEQHMRKQHELFCCKLCVKHLKIFTYERKWYSRKDLARHRIHGDPDDTSHRGHPLCKFCDERYLDNDELLKHLRRDHYFCHFCDSDGAQEYYSDYEYLREHFREKHFLCEEGRCSTEQFTHAFRTEIDYKAHKTACHSKNRAEARQNRQIDLQFNYAPRHQRRSEGVIGGEDYEEVDRYNRQGRSGRLGGRGSQQNRRGSWRYKREEEDRDVAAAVRASVAAKRQEEKKRVEDKEDGGGSRGKKEDLRDSEVLSSKRVPKSSNDATAAANGALSQDDFPAIGSAAGPLQGSAPLAAVKLKEEDFPSLSSSAAPTISSGMSLTYTATAKKTAFQEEDFPALVSKMRPNNKTVTNITSAWNNGSGKNVVKAMSNPCVNQVAKKTPSLNSTKGSKKSNKLCQSDDEDGGSGLTTQEIRNTPTMFDVSSLLAASTSQTFTKVSKKKKVGVEKQSLSSPHPLQETSFPRASTEKLPEAEQTSNAPSALHAPDRPAAVMNGHSEKSLAICSTPKEPPGLKKPTVTNKCPLPQEDFPALGSSGPARMPPPPGFNTVVLLKSPPPPPGLSVPVSKPPPGFAVIPSTNLSEPVTTSLKEPKSRHGSYLIPENFQRRNIQLIQSIKEFLQSDESKFNKFKTHSGQFRQGLISAAQYYKSCRELLGDNFKKIFNELLVLLPDTVKQQELLSAHNDFRIKEKQSSNKSKKNKKNAWQTDSNSDLDCCICPTCKQVLTQQDVVTHKALHIEDEEFPSLQAISRIIS; encoded by the exons ATGGCCGCCTCGGCCTCCGgtgccgcggcggcggcggggggaggcccGGCGGACGGGACGTGCGTGCTGTGCTGCGGAGAGCTGGAGGTGGTGGCGCTGGGCCGCTGCGACCACCCCATCTGTTACCGGTGCTCGGTGCGGATGCGGGCGCTGTGCGGCGTGCGGTACTGCGCGGTGTGCCGGGAGGAGCTGGGCCAG GTTGTCTTCGGGCGCAAGCTTACATCTTTCTCAACGATAGCACTTAACCAGTTGCAGCATGAGAAGAAATACGACATTTATTTTACGGATGGAGATGTTTATGCAATGTACAG GAAGCTGCTGCAGCATGAATGCTCTTTGTGTCCAGATGCGAAGCCGTTCAATACCTTTGCGGATCTGGAACAGCACATGAGGAAGCAGCATGAACTCTTCTGTTGCAAACTCTGTGTTAAACACTTAAAG atttttacTTATGAACGGAAGTGGTATTCTCGTAAGGACCTCGCCCGTCATCGAATCCATGGGGATCCAGACGACACCTCTCACCGCGGGCATCCCCTCTGTAAATTTTGCGACGAGCGTTATTTGGATAATGACGAGTTACTGAAACACCTAAGACGAGATCATTACTTTTGTCATTTCTGTGACTCTGATGGTGCTCAGGAATACTACAG cgATTACGAATACCTTCGTGAACACTTCCGCGAGAAGCACTTCCTTTGCGAAGAGGGGCggtgcagcacagagcagttTACTCATGCTTTCCGCACAGAAATAGATTATAAAGCACACAAGACAGCCTGCCACagcaagaacagggcagaggcCAGGCAGAACCGGCAGATAGACCTTCAGTTTAACTATGCTCCTAGGCACCAGAGGAGGAGTGAGG GTGTTATAGGTGGAGAGGACTATGAAGAAGTTGACAGGTATAACAGGCAAGGGAGGTCGGGCAGATTGGGCGGCCGAGGAagtcagcaaaacagaagaggcagctggaggtATAAGAG GGAAGAAGAAGACCGGGACGTTGCAGCAGCAGTCAGGGCATCTGTAGCAGCTAAAcggcaagaagagaaaaaacgCGTAGAAGACAAAGAGGACGGTGGCGGCAGCAGAGGTAAAAAGGAGGACTTGAGGGATTCTGAAGTGCTGAGCTCCAAACGTGTGCCAAAATCTTCAAACGACGCTACAG CAGCTGCTAACGGTGCTTTAAGCCAAGATGACTTTCCAGCAATCGGTTCAGCAGCAGGACCTCTGCAAGG CTCTGCCCCGCTAGCAGCGGTTAAGCTTAAAGAAGAAGATTTCCCGAGCTTGTCATCCTCTGCAGCACCCACCATCTCCTCTGGCATGTCTTTGACATATACAGCGACTGCAAAGAAAACGGCTTTCCAAGAGGAGGATTTTCCAGCTCTGGTGTCCAAAATGAGGCCTAACAATAAAACAGTGACTAACATCACCTCTGCGTGGAACAATGGCTCCGGTAAAAACGTGGTCAAAGCCATGAGCAACCCCTGCGTAAACCAGGTAGCCAAAAAAACACCCTCCTTGAATAGCACTAAAGGAAGCAAGAAGAGCAATAAACTCTGTCAGTCAGACGACGAAGACGGCGGTAGCGGCTTGACAACCCAGGAGATCAGAAACACGCCAACAATGTTTGACGTATCGTCCTTGCTGGCGGCTTCTACCTCACAAACTTTCACGAAAGTgagcaagaaaaagaaggtgGGGGTTGAGAAGCAGAGTCTATCGTCCCCACACCCGTTACAGGAGACATCGTTTCCCAGGGCATCGACTGAAAAGCTGCCAGAAGCGGAGCAGACGTCAAACGCGCCCTCCGCTCTTCACGCCCCCGACAGACCCGCAGCCGTCATGAATGGTCATTCGGAAAAATCATTAGCGATCTGCAGTACGCCCAAAGAGCCCCCTGGCCTTAAAAAGCCCACAGTGACTAACAAATGCCCTTTACCTCAGGAAGACTTCCCAGCTCTTGGGAGCTCAGGACCAGCTCGAATGCCGCCGCCACCAG gCTTTAACACTGTGGTGCTATTAAAGAGCCCTCCTCCGCCTCCGGGACTGTCGGTGCCTGTCAGTAAACCCCCCCCAGGTTTTGCTGTTATTCCATCCACCAACCTCTCCGAACCTGTCACTACATCTTTGAAAGA GCCAAAATCCCGTCACGGATCGTACTTGATACCCGAAAACTTCCAGCGACGGAACATTCAGCTGATACAATCTATTAAAGAATTTCTTCAAAGCGATGAGTCCAAGTTCAATAAATTTAAAACTCATTCTGGGCAGTTCAGACAG GGTCTGATTTCTGCGGCTCAGTATTACAAAAGTTGCCGAGAACTGCTTGGAGATAACTTCAAGAAAATTTTTAATGAGTTGTTGGTGTTGTTGCCGGACACAGTTAAGCAACAAGAACTGCTCTCTGCTCACAACGATTTCCgaatcaaagaaaaacaaagctcaaacaaatccaaaaagaacaaaaagaacgCTTGGCAGACAGACTCCAACTCTGATCTCGACTGCTGTATCTGCCCGACGTGTAAGCAAGTACTGACTCAGCAGGACGTTGTCACCCACAAAGCTTTGCATATTGAGGATGAGGAGTTCCCTTCCTTACAAGCGATCAGCAGAATCATCAGTTAG
- the ZNF598 gene encoding E3 ubiquitin-protein ligase ZNF598 isoform X3, whose translation MRRNTTFILRMEMFMQCTGIELLRGNRVISRKSFSSRRKLLQHECSLCPDAKPFNTFADLEQHMRKQHELFCCKLCVKHLKIFTYERKWYSRKDLARHRIHGDPDDTSHRGHPLCKFCDERYLDNDELLKHLRRDHYFCHFCDSDGAQEYYSDYEYLREHFREKHFLCEEGRCSTEQFTHAFRTEIDYKAHKTACHSKNRAEARQNRQIDLQFNYAPRHQRRSEGVIGGEDYEEVDRYNRQGRSGRLGGRGSQQNRRGSWRYKREEEDRDVAAAVRASVAAKRQEEKKRVEDKEDGGGSRGKKEDLRDSEVLSSKRVPKSSNDATEAAANGALSQDDFPAIGSAAGPLQGSAPLAAVKLKEEDFPSLSSSAAPTISSGMSLTYTATAKKTAFQEEDFPALVSKMRPNNKTVTNITSAWNNGSGKNVVKAMSNPCVNQVAKKTPSLNSTKGSKKSNKLCQSDDEDGGSGLTTQEIRNTPTMFDVSSLLAASTSQTFTKVSKKKKVGVEKQSLSSPHPLQETSFPRASTEKLPEAEQTSNAPSALHAPDRPAAVMNGHSEKSLAICSTPKEPPGLKKPTVTNKCPLPQEDFPALGSSGPARMPPPPGFNTVVLLKSPPPPPGLSVPVSKPPPGFAVIPSTNLSEPVTTSLKEPKSRHGSYLIPENFQRRNIQLIQSIKEFLQSDESKFNKFKTHSGQFRQGLISAAQYYKSCRELLGDNFKKIFNELLVLLPDTVKQQELLSAHNDFRIKEKQSSNKSKKNKKNAWQTDSNSDLDCCICPTCKQVLTQQDVVTHKALHIEDEEFPSLQAISRIIS comes from the exons ATGAGAAGAAATACGACATTTATTTTACGGATGGAGATGTTTATGCAATGTACAG GTATTGAGTTGCTGAGAGGGAATCGAGTAATTTCCAGGAAATCTTTCTCGTCCCGTAGGAAGCTGCTGCAGCATGAATGCTCTTTGTGTCCAGATGCGAAGCCGTTCAATACCTTTGCGGATCTGGAACAGCACATGAGGAAGCAGCATGAACTCTTCTGTTGCAAACTCTGTGTTAAACACTTAAAG atttttacTTATGAACGGAAGTGGTATTCTCGTAAGGACCTCGCCCGTCATCGAATCCATGGGGATCCAGACGACACCTCTCACCGCGGGCATCCCCTCTGTAAATTTTGCGACGAGCGTTATTTGGATAATGACGAGTTACTGAAACACCTAAGACGAGATCATTACTTTTGTCATTTCTGTGACTCTGATGGTGCTCAGGAATACTACAG cgATTACGAATACCTTCGTGAACACTTCCGCGAGAAGCACTTCCTTTGCGAAGAGGGGCggtgcagcacagagcagttTACTCATGCTTTCCGCACAGAAATAGATTATAAAGCACACAAGACAGCCTGCCACagcaagaacagggcagaggcCAGGCAGAACCGGCAGATAGACCTTCAGTTTAACTATGCTCCTAGGCACCAGAGGAGGAGTGAGG GTGTTATAGGTGGAGAGGACTATGAAGAAGTTGACAGGTATAACAGGCAAGGGAGGTCGGGCAGATTGGGCGGCCGAGGAagtcagcaaaacagaagaggcagctggaggtATAAGAG GGAAGAAGAAGACCGGGACGTTGCAGCAGCAGTCAGGGCATCTGTAGCAGCTAAAcggcaagaagagaaaaaacgCGTAGAAGACAAAGAGGACGGTGGCGGCAGCAGAGGTAAAAAGGAGGACTTGAGGGATTCTGAAGTGCTGAGCTCCAAACGTGTGCCAAAATCTTCAAACGACGCTACAG AAGCAGCTGCTAACGGTGCTTTAAGCCAAGATGACTTTCCAGCAATCGGTTCAGCAGCAGGACCTCTGCAAGG CTCTGCCCCGCTAGCAGCGGTTAAGCTTAAAGAAGAAGATTTCCCGAGCTTGTCATCCTCTGCAGCACCCACCATCTCCTCTGGCATGTCTTTGACATATACAGCGACTGCAAAGAAAACGGCTTTCCAAGAGGAGGATTTTCCAGCTCTGGTGTCCAAAATGAGGCCTAACAATAAAACAGTGACTAACATCACCTCTGCGTGGAACAATGGCTCCGGTAAAAACGTGGTCAAAGCCATGAGCAACCCCTGCGTAAACCAGGTAGCCAAAAAAACACCCTCCTTGAATAGCACTAAAGGAAGCAAGAAGAGCAATAAACTCTGTCAGTCAGACGACGAAGACGGCGGTAGCGGCTTGACAACCCAGGAGATCAGAAACACGCCAACAATGTTTGACGTATCGTCCTTGCTGGCGGCTTCTACCTCACAAACTTTCACGAAAGTgagcaagaaaaagaaggtgGGGGTTGAGAAGCAGAGTCTATCGTCCCCACACCCGTTACAGGAGACATCGTTTCCCAGGGCATCGACTGAAAAGCTGCCAGAAGCGGAGCAGACGTCAAACGCGCCCTCCGCTCTTCACGCCCCCGACAGACCCGCAGCCGTCATGAATGGTCATTCGGAAAAATCATTAGCGATCTGCAGTACGCCCAAAGAGCCCCCTGGCCTTAAAAAGCCCACAGTGACTAACAAATGCCCTTTACCTCAGGAAGACTTCCCAGCTCTTGGGAGCTCAGGACCAGCTCGAATGCCGCCGCCACCAG gCTTTAACACTGTGGTGCTATTAAAGAGCCCTCCTCCGCCTCCGGGACTGTCGGTGCCTGTCAGTAAACCCCCCCCAGGTTTTGCTGTTATTCCATCCACCAACCTCTCCGAACCTGTCACTACATCTTTGAAAGA GCCAAAATCCCGTCACGGATCGTACTTGATACCCGAAAACTTCCAGCGACGGAACATTCAGCTGATACAATCTATTAAAGAATTTCTTCAAAGCGATGAGTCCAAGTTCAATAAATTTAAAACTCATTCTGGGCAGTTCAGACAG GGTCTGATTTCTGCGGCTCAGTATTACAAAAGTTGCCGAGAACTGCTTGGAGATAACTTCAAGAAAATTTTTAATGAGTTGTTGGTGTTGTTGCCGGACACAGTTAAGCAACAAGAACTGCTCTCTGCTCACAACGATTTCCgaatcaaagaaaaacaaagctcaaacaaatccaaaaagaacaaaaagaacgCTTGGCAGACAGACTCCAACTCTGATCTCGACTGCTGTATCTGCCCGACGTGTAAGCAAGTACTGACTCAGCAGGACGTTGTCACCCACAAAGCTTTGCATATTGAGGATGAGGAGTTCCCTTCCTTACAAGCGATCAGCAGAATCATCAGTTAG